The region ATGCAGCGCAAGCACTGGTGGTCAGATGCGATATCGACAGTTGGAAGTTGCCGTGGGCAAAATGTGGGTGCACGGACGGGGATTGATGCTACTTAAGCCTTGCCGATGGAAAGCGGTCAGTTCTAGGCAAGTTGCAAAGTTACAATTATGACGGATTTCCCCGCTGATAGCTAACGTGGATAAATATTGATTAATCTGGGGGTAGCAGTGACGCTAGATGCTCCCTGCCATGTTATGTCATTGAACACATCGAATagcttgatgatgatatctACAGATGTTTCTTCATCAGGGTATTGTTCAGAAGGGTAGAGAACGCAAATAACGTGATGGGCACAAAGCAAACGAGGAGCAGTCTTTATGTTCTCTCTCAAACTTCGAGGCGGCTTGAGGCGGGGGGAAACGGCATCAGACGCTCGGACCAGTTTCAACTCTTCTGTTGTGGCAGACAGTGGCTTGAGGTGCCCCCCTTCCAAACCAGTTCTCACGTGACATAGTAGTTCGTTCATGAGGGGCAGTCATGGTCACAAGTCCAAACTGCTATTAGCTCAAGTCAAGTCAGTTGGGATGACTGAGGGTCTGGAGAGGGAATCCAATAAGCTGTCAGCTGAAGCGTGTATAGGTACTAATAAATTAAGACGGACGGTGCTGAGCAAATGCCCATCAAAGCAGTCAAAGACGACTCCAGACAGAAAAGCCAAAGGTGGCTTGAAAAACAGGGGACGCGTGCGCGCAGACCACCCTGCGGCCCGCATTCTGCTCGCTAAGCGCCTCTCGAGGGCCAACGCCCAGGCCAGGAGAGACCTTGCCTCAAATTCTCAAGGTtgtcaacctcacctcctggCGCAGTCGCATTCCGAAATTGTGCTTGCCACCCCGAACCCACCGCGAAAACCGGCATCACTGCCAGCCTCGTTTCCCGTCTCGCTGCCCGTCTTTTGAATACGCTTTTCCATCGACTTACCGGGTGTGCGCGTCGGCTCTCGGCGCGATCCCATCTCCCGTCCCCAGACCCCCGACCGGGCCAGCACTTGCGCTTCGACGTCAGTGCTAATCTCGACAACTCCACACAACAAGGGCGGTTGCGACGACACCTCGCACCCTTTAGAGTGGGTCCGCTGCCAGAGATCAATCGCTCCTTCTTGTCGTCAACTCTGCTGAAGGCCGAAAGGGGCTTCTCATTCCAACTCGCCGGGGAGCTCGCCCGCGACAGCTCGCtgtcctcccctcccccccccctcgtCGTTACCCGCCAACCGCCCCGACCATCGCCCACGCCGTCCTCATGACGGCTGTTGCGAGTCCCCCTAGCTTTCCAAACCTCAACCGACCGGGATGGATGAATGGAGGCCAGCTTCTTAACACGATCAATTCGGAAGATGCCAGAGGAGTGAACATGCCCATGTCTCGCAAAACTCTGCCGCGATCAaactcgtcgtcgtcggtctCGTCGACGTCTTCCAACGGGTCGACATCCACCGTGACTTCCAATGCCAGTTCTCAAATGAACGGCGGTTCTGTGTCTTCCGCCGGCGACACGGGTGCGTGGCCAAACGGTGCACCACGCAAGAGGCCCCAGCAAAAGGGCCCATGGCCAAATCCCAAAACCGAAGGAACAAACGAATTTGCCAGAACATCATCGGTTCGACCACCCATGGCGAACGGGGTCAACGGTGCATCATCACTACAGCCACCACAATCGATACTAGCAACACCACAGAATCAACTGATGGCTCCCAATGGACTCCCACGAGGCCCTGATGGTGCCGCTTCAGGCCGGCAACCTGTCCTTTACTTGCTTTCTCTCAACGGCAGCTTCGAACGCAAGACCATCTCGGTTCCCTATTACCCCGACACCCTGCGTATTGGACGGCAAACAAATAACAAGACGGTCCCAACACCTGTCAACGGATTCTTTGACAGCAAAGTGCTATCCCGACAACATGCCGAGATTTGGGCCGACCCCAGCGGCAAGATTTTTATTCGGGATGTCAAGTCCTCCAACGGTACATTTGTCAACGGGAGCCGGCTGTCGCCTGAAAATAGAGAATCCGAGCCGCACGAACTGCAAACAGCTGACCACCTTGAACTTGGTATTGACATTGTTAGCGAGGATCAAAAGACCGTCGTTCATCATAAAGTCGCCGCCAAGGTCGAGCATGCCGGATTCATATCGCCGGCCAATAATGTGATGGAAATGAGCTTTGGAGACCTGGACCCTTCCAACAATCCAATGATGCAGCTCAGTGGTGTTCCATTCCGAGGCCGACCAACAAATCAGTCAGCAATGGCAGGGAGTCGCGTATCTCCGAGTAACGCTGGAGTTGCAGGAAACCTAGCTCAACAGCGTCCATACCATTGGCAGAGTATCACCACAGAACATATAATCAAGAGGCTCCAGGCATGTTTGTTCCCGAGTTTGAGGGAAAGCTAATCATCGCTAACTTTTACTTGCAGACCGAGATTCGGAATGCGAGACAGCAACAAGCTGATATTGCTAGAACAGGCCAATTTCTCAACGCTCTACTTTCCAAGGACGATGTCAAGAACTTGGACAAACCTGAAGCGCCAGAAGCCCCCAAGAGTTTTGTCAACGGAAATGTCTCTTTCCGATCCGATGGCGGGAAAACAAGGTTTTCCGACCCGCCAGCGCCCCCCCCGTCACAACCACTTCCAGAGAAACCAGATGCCGCTCGCCCTGGATCTTCCGATGTTGCGTCGCTGAAGCGAGGCCCAACAGAGAAGCCCAAACTCGCAAACATCTCGCCCATTCTTCCTGATAACACCAACAGCCTCCGCATTTCGCAACTCACAGAACAGCTCAATAACGCCCAGAAGGCTCTTGACGAAACCAGCCAAAAAGCACGGAATTTGGAAGAAGAGTTGAACAGGGAGCGCGAGGCACGGTTACTGGTCGAGGGTCAGATGCAGAAGATGAACGAGGAGAGTACGCATGTGAAGGTCAATGGCTCTGCGGGCATTCCTCTTGTCAATGGTCATTCTGAACTCGACAAggccttcaacccccccacgGAAACCCAAACACCAGCCGAAGTTGACCCGGTGACCATCACCCCTGAACCAGGAAGTCACTCGCCGGTGGTCGATAAGACTGCGGCTATGGTAGCAGCATATCAGGCTCAAATCGATACGATGGCCCAGGAAATGGCCAAAATGAAGGAGCACATGGAGAGCTACCGCGCTCGGgctgagaaggccgaggctgaTAGAGACGCTGGCAGCAAAACATTGGCAGAACTGGTCCTCCAGATTCGCCAAcgcgacgaggaggataagAAGCGGGCAGCGGAGAAGCAGTCACGGTCACGGTCTAGGGAGGCTAGACGACGTGGCCGGAGCCAAAGCCTAAGGGCCGAGGAAAAGCTGGAGCACACTACCAACGGTAGCGCGACCAAACCCCACGCGCAGATCGACGGTGCGGCATCCGAAGCGGACGACGCTGAGGATATCTCGCCTGTATCGAGATCAGTCACAGTGAAGCCCAACTCGGTGGGCGCGTTGGCGGTGCAGGGTGATGGGCAGCGTCCTCTGGCGATAATACAAATACTACCGTACGCGACCGCGTTTGGGGTTGTGCTCTTTGGCATGGGGCTTATGGGGTACATCAACGATTGGCAGCTGCAGCCGCACCCAAACCGGTAGATCAGGTTTgggagatggcggcggcgctgAGTCACGACAAACAGTTTACAAACCAACTTgacgaccaccacccaaggACAACCAAAAAAGACATGATGATTATGAGTAAGAAAAGACAAATTTACAACCACAAGAACAACTTTTAATCGCCTCTCGCCCACCACGCCCTACGTACCTATTTTCTGAGTTTTTTTGGGGGAAGATGACGACGGAACGGAACTGGACTTCTTGAACCTTGGGTTTTCCTTTGTCACACAACAACATTTTTTTGGAACGTATAAACTGGTACTCTTCGCCTTTTttatggtttttttttaacgTAGCGTTTACACCGACACAAACACGCACTCTCAACAGCGGGTTCGCAGCCAATCaacttctcttttttctctctgtTATAACTGCTTTTTTCATGTTCTCCAATGAAAATCATTTTTATTCTGTACATGTAACAACCTTTGAATTCTAGGCGTCTCGATTTTCTCGGCTTGTTGCAAATCTATGTTCGGTGCTTCTCttggggtgttgttgaattttggggatgggttgggattgTACGGAGGGATGTATGAGGGAATTGGTTGCTTGTTGAGCACTTGAAATTTGGAACTTTTTACTTGTTGAGCTTGTGTGGTTTGTATTTGGATGTGTAGCGGGGGAAAGGGATAATGCGGGTTATACTAGGACATGATGattggtttgggttgggtaGGGGTCTTTAACAAGAAAGGACTGGAATGGATGGTGTTATTCTCTGGAAGCTGTGTGTGATGCGTGTAAACGTACGGTTTGCGTATGGTATGTGATTATGAGTATGTGTAACTTACCTACCTTGCTGCTGGCGCTTGGCTGAGGGGGCAGTAGGATAAGGGGAATGGGAGCGGTGAATCATCTTTGAAAGGTTGTGTCTATCTGTCTTGATGTTTTGGTGATAAGTGACCATGTCAAGTAGCCTTGCCTCTGAGGGAATGGGACGGGGGCAACTCACCATATCTGCAATCACTCGTAACTATCCATCCGCAGGCGAATCGCTATAAACTGCAAACTTTTCTAAGGCGGCGGGAAAACATCTTTGTTATTGTGCAAATTGAAACAACAGccatcaaaccccctcaaacGGGGTGTCGGAATTTTTAAGCAAACGAGATTAGCCATAGCACGCTGTGGCAATGATCCAACAAATCCTGTTGCAAGCTGAGCTTACTTGGAACCCCCAACTGGCTAATCttggggtgtgtgtgtgtggcgTGGCGGTCAAGGTTGCTGTGCAGTTTGAGAGTTTCGGCAAAGGCTCGGACCACTTGACTGACCATGAGAAACGTGGGGGACTTGGCGCGCTGGTAAATaagttttttgttttgggttAGATATGGCCGTTGTATTTAGCTTTAGACTTCATTA is a window of Podospora pseudopauciseta strain CBS 411.78 chromosome 1, whole genome shotgun sequence DNA encoding:
- a CDS encoding hypothetical protein (COG:T; EggNog:ENOG503NXD7), whose protein sequence is MTAVASPPSFPNLNRPGWMNGGQLLNTINSEDARGVNMPMSRKTLPRSNSSSSVSSTSSNGSTSTVTSNASSQMNGGSVSSAGDTGAWPNGAPRKRPQQKGPWPNPKTEGTNEFARTSSVRPPMANGVNGASSLQPPQSILATPQNQLMAPNGLPRGPDGAASGRQPVLYLLSLNGSFERKTISVPYYPDTLRIGRQTNNKTVPTPVNGFFDSKVLSRQHAEIWADPSGKIFIRDVKSSNGTFVNGSRLSPENRESEPHELQTADHLELGIDIVSEDQKTVVHHKVAAKVEHAGFISPANNVMEMSFGDLDPSNNPMMQLSGVPFRGRPTNQSAMAGSRVSPSNAGVAGNLAQQRPYHWQSITTEHIIKRLQTEIRNARQQQADIARTGQFLNALLSKDDVKNLDKPEAPEAPKSFVNGNVSFRSDGGKTRFSDPPAPPPSQPLPEKPDAARPGSSDVASLKRGPTEKPKLANISPILPDNTNSLRISQLTEQLNNAQKALDETSQKARNLEEELNREREARLLVEGQMQKMNEESTHVKVNGSAGIPLVNGHSELDKAFNPPTETQTPAEVDPVTITPEPGSHSPVVDKTAAMVAAYQAQIDTMAQEMAKMKEHMESYRARAEKAEADRDAGSKTLAELVLQIRQRDEEDKKRAAEKQSRSRSREARRRGRSQSLRAEEKLEHTTNGSATKPHAQIDGAASEADDAEDISPVSRSVTVKPNSVGALAVQGDGQRPLAIIQILPYATAFGVVLFGMGLMGYINDWQLQPHPNR